The DNA window ATCAGACCCACCATTAGCTGCTGCAAATGCTATTTCTGCAGCTTCATCAGGAGACTGGGATGCAGGGTCTATGAGTGTTAAATGAACTGTACCTTGATTTTTTGATATATCATTAAGGTACTTTTCAACCTGCATTGATTAAATCAGCCTCTTGAGTCTTTGGATTTACCACGTAGATGTTTATAGCCGCATTTTCTGCAGCGTTCTGCTTTCGGAGCGTTTCTTGCATTACAATCCATACAGATTGTTTTATTGAGTATCCTCTCTTCCGCTTCTGGAAATCTTGCCATTGTTTTCACCTGATATTAATGATTGTACTTAAATTTAAGTAGGTTATATGGATAGCTACATTTATTTTCAAGCATATAATTGTTTTGGATTTTTGTCATCAACAAACACAAGTGAACTACCACTTGGCTAAAAACCAAGTGGCTTCCTGTTTCATCCTTTTCCCTTATGGGAACAAGTCCACAGGCTCTACCCCTCATCCCAAAGGTGAAATTAGATTCTGTTTATCCAGTGCGAATTTTTTAATGTTAACTGATGCGTTGATGTCCCTATCATGTATCGTTTTACAGTCAGGACATTCCCATTCTCTGTCTTTAAGTTCTAAATCCTGATGATAATATCCACATACATGACAGATTTTGCTTGATGGGTCGAATCGTCCTATCTTGATAATATTTTTACCGTACCATTCTGCTTTATACTCTAATTTCTGTACAAAACTACTCCATGAAGCATCGGTTATATGCTGTGCCAGATTATGATTTCTCAGCAGTCCTTTTACATTCAAACATTCCAGTGCTACAGCTTGGTTCTCGCTTATCAGTTTATTACTTAACTTATGCTGGAAATCTTCTCTCTGATTAGCAATTTTCTCATGATATTTTGCTATTTGATGTTTCAGTTTCTTGTAATTGTTAGAACCTTTCTTTTTTCTGCTGAGCCTTTTCTGTAATACCTTCAATCTTTCAATTGAATTTTTCAGGTATCTTGGATTATCGATTTTTTCACCATCGGATGTGACAGCGAA is part of the Methanohalobium evestigatum Z-7303 genome and encodes:
- a CDS encoding 50S ribosomal protein L40e encodes the protein MARFPEAEERILNKTICMDCNARNAPKAERCRKCGYKHLRGKSKDSRG